CAGTGTTGCCAGCACACCAAGCCCCATTGCAAAGGTCCGCAGCAACTGCAAGCCTCTAGACTTGTGCGGTCAGGTGAGAGAGCACCCCCACTTGGGCGAGCGGGAGCTACACACACGTGACCTCAATGCCAACGCCATCTTCAAGATTCCGCCCGGGCACAAGCCAGGCACGTTCCCCACTGCCCTGGGCCACAGTGCCATCCTCCCTCCCATTGACAACACCTCCGTCAACTGGAGAACTGGGAGCTTCCATGGCTACCGCGGCCGCAGGTGCAGAAGCAGCAGCTCCAAAGAACTGGAGCCAGTCTGTAGCCCCTTGGCAACGTACGACCACCGCGTCAGCATTTACGACAATGTCCCGGACAATCTGCAAATCATGGACGACGACGTGTTCTCAGCCATGGACAGCGTCATGGAGCGGATTAGCGGACTGCAGCAGCTGGTCACCTCCTGGACAGAGAAACTGTCTGAAGATGGAGATTCTGACTTCTCCCACTCCAGCTCACCTTCACCCTCCTCTCTGACTGACATCCATCTGGAGATCAAAGAGCCGGGCGAAGCAGATCAGACACGCCCAGAGCAAAGCTACGACAAGAGCTCATGGGCACTGACGCACACCCATCAGCGCAGCAAATACCCTTCTCGGTAAGACACAGTCGCACAGCCCGTAAAAAACCAAAAGCTTCAAACAGGTCTGCTGCTTCACACTAGTGGTGTGACAAAGGAAGCAGATAATAATCTCCTTCTCCAATCCATAGCAAATGCTTTCTTACCATATGCAATCAGACTGGATATTAATCATGCTGGTTTATGGTTTTCTGCACTCTAGCACACAGAAGCTTCTCTGGTCCAGTGAACAGGCCTTCACAGCAAATGCAGCCAAGCCGGGCGCAGAGGCCCAGCTCGCCCCAAGCATCTCTGTGCTGCGGAGGCTCAGTTTGCTTCGGCTCACATCTCTGATGGACAAGCACTCCCCCTTCAGCAAGCAAGGCTGGAACTGGTAAGTCAGGcgaagagagataaagagaagggAGGGATAAAGAAACAAGGGTGAAatgaagggagaggagaggaaagggtAGTCCAACTGAGCAcccgtgtgtgagtgagcgagacagagagttagagtgtgagagtgagatgGAAAGAACAAGTGAGCGTGAATGAGCAAGAGAGTGttagtgagtgagagagcgagacctGTTTGGAGATTCCGTCATTATTTATAGAGTTGCAACTTTGGCAGACAAAACAGGAGGTTTCAAGAGTGGTGCACTTAAAAAGGGAGAGCGAAGCCTTTCCCCTCAACTGCATGACAAAGTACAGTGCATGGCTATAATCACAGCATAGGTTCTTCATCAGAAACTTTTCTCTCAGCTTTTGGAGGAAGCTTGTGACACAAAATTTCATTTCAAGCAAAAAGAAATGTCTGCTGTGGTACTTTTTGGTCTGCGCAGACCCTGAAGATCTCCTCAGCTGTCCACCTTCCCAGAAGTTGCTTCAGAGTCTGCATGAAAGGGTTCAGAGCTTAGCAATCCTGATGCTTACTGATCACAATGTACAAGTAAGCTCCTTCAGCATTTGTTGGTTGGGATGTAAACACAGAAGTTTACACCTGCCTGGATGGAAATAAAACGGAAGCTTGTTTTTATCACTTGGTGGTTGATAGCAGTGACCATAGATATCTCCACATAGGAAATGCACAGCCCCACCAGCTTGTCTATGAACTATTGCCCTTAGTTCCTATTTGCCATTTAGTCATTGTttggtggtgggtttttttttttacattcttaaaCATTTCAGATCTGCATCTCTGACTCCCCAAGGAACAATTAATAATCCATTTGACATTATGCATTTGTGTACTGATCTGGAGTAAAACTGATTGACTAAGGCAAAAAGGACAGTATAATTGACTTTTTGAGAAGAGAGTAATTGGTCTATTTGCTTTAACAACCATTGAGCTAActacaaaagaaagaaataaccTTTTTAAGTCCCCTATCCTCACCCAAACcatggtctacacacacacacgcacgcacgcacgcacgcacgcacgcacgcacgcacacacacacacacacacatacatacatacatacatacatacatatatatatatatatatatatatatatatatatatatatatataatatattgatCTCTTGCTTGAGCATCCAGTACTTGACTTTAGATAAGTCTTGCCTGGCGCCTGCTGCAGTCCAGAaacttctctctctcgtctcttcTCGAAAAGACAATATCAGCTGCTGGCTATTAATAAACAAATGGAAGTCAGGGTCCTCTTGCATAAAGACAATCATATTCAGTCACAAGTGGAACATCTTTGGGCTAATGAAACAAGGTGGATGCCAACATTAAAGTGTGAAGGCCAGATTGGAAATGAAGGACTAATGGAAAGCAATGTGATCAAGATtactatattatattaaaatttgTGGTGGGGCTGGTCAGCTCCTGCAGGTTGAGATTGGACTGGCTTTGAAGTTTTGTCGGGTGGTGCTTGAACCTGATTTATatagaaataattaaatgcatcCCTTAAATTGCTGTCAGGTTATCTCCTCAGCTGCACAGCTTGTAACCACAGCAGTCAGTTCACTAGTTAATGAAAACGGGCTTTCCAGAATGTAAATCAATATGAGCCAATGTGGACAGTCCGAAATTCATCATCAGCCCTTCACTAACAGCTCAATATGTATTCAAGGATTATAACCACCATGCCCactttaattgctttatttctttaatactGGCTTCCTCTGGCTTTCAAACACTCTGTAAAGAGAAAATTCCAAGGAGCTTACTGCAGCAGACAAATGAAATGTCAAATTTGCACACTCATAAACAGACTTGGTGCACAAGAGATGCTTCTGTCAAGGGATATTAAGCAATTCAAAAACCTTCTCACAGGGCTGCTAAGAAGAAATCCATGTTTACAGTAGTGCATACGCAGGACATGCTGCATATATGTGGCAGCTAATGGTCTAATAGGACTCATGTTTTCCCACTGTAGGACGGTGCCCAAAGTGTACAGAAAGGTAAAGGCATCTGAGCATAAGGGCAGGAAGGTGTTCGGGGTGCCTTTGCTCCACAGTGTCCAGCAGTCAGGAAAGCCTCTGCCCCCAAGCATCCTCAGAGCTATGGAGTACTTAAAGACCGAATGTCTGGATCAGGTGAGCTTCCCCACCATCCATAAAAGCTGTAAACATTAGGTGACATGATTTTTGGCTGATGCCAAAGCAGCTAATGACCTTGGACTTAATGCTTATttcaattatttgtttaaaactgaTTCATTAAGCACTGCTATGATCATAGAGACATGTTTTATCAAGTAAGTAACATGTATGTTTGACAGGTTGGCCTCTTCCGGAAATCTGGGCTCAAATCCCGAATTCAGTACCTGAGGGACATGGTAGAGGCTGACCCTGACAACTTTTCCTTTGAGGACCAGTCGGCCTTTGACGTAGCCGACATGTTGAAGCAATATTTCCGAGACCTGCCTGAGCCGATCTTCTCAAGCAAGCTGTGCGAGAGCTTCCTGCACATCTACCAGTGTAAGCATTCCAAGGCAGACTACCTATCATACTAAAGCTTTATAGTGGTACTGCAAAAACAAGTGCATTCAATTTACTTCAACATAGAAGattacatcatcatcataatcatcatttCACATTCTGACCTGACACCTGGCTTTCCAAACATTGGGTCCATGTCAAGACTTATTGCAATGCATCCATCTCATCCAATCACAGACTTCCCAAAGGATCAGCAGTTTGCGGCGGCCCAGGCAGCAATCTTCCTCCTGCCAGATGAAAACAGGGAAGCCCTTCAGAGCctgctcttcttcctccaaGACGTGGTGGCCTGTGTGCAAGAAAACCAAATGACCCCCACCAATATTGCAGTGTGTCTGGCACCTTCTCTGTTCCATCTCAACGTTCTCAAGAGAGACTGCACCAGCTCCAGGTACTCTGAGGTTGCCAATGAGAACAAGAAATGTCTGTTATTCTCACAATTAACTCTccataatataatgtaatgctGAGTGCATATGCTAGGTTGCCTCaagtgttttatgtatttttaccAACAATGGACATTTTTATTCTAATTGGTTCCACGTTTTCTTGCAACATTAAGAACTTATTTTGTGGGGCATTTCTACACAATAAAGATTGCATTACTTCCAAAGTCCATTTTCAATGTTTTGCAACACTTTTTCACCCAAGGGATACTTATGTAACACATCACAGTCCCACATCTGCCTTTAATTTCATCAAGATGAGccaaatatatttgtaatgctCCTCAACTGGCTGAATACTTAGAAGAGAgctaagaaagagagagattttataaaaattattaatatttcaaattaGCACTTCTTTGAACTCCATTTTTTTTTGCCCTCAGGGTTTAGGCACAACTGTTCACCACACCAAGTTATCTCCAGTTGCTGGCTGTGTTGTCCTGGGACACTATAAATACTTAGCACTTGCCCTGTCCACTCCCCTATCCTATTCCGTTGCGTTTAGAGAGGACAGGCCAAGATAACCATTTTTTTTGGGCGGGGGTGGGTGGCTCAGATGAAATTGTCACTGCCAGGCCCCAGAGAGTAAACATATTCAGGCAGCTGATACAGGACCAATTGAGCGAGTTCCACCATCTTAGCGAGCCAGCTGTTGCAGTGCCAGTCAGCGCCTTCTGCCTAGCTGCTGAGGTCTGGGTGGAGTGCTGTGAACTGGTGCACTGCAGATTGATATCTGTTCTGTGGTTAGTTGCTGAGTGCCATTAGGAGAAACACTGGGGAAAAGAATTAGGGGActgtgggaaagagaaaggATAAAACaaagtaacagtaacagtgccTCCATCAACTTTATCCAACACCTTGATATTCTTTTGAAAATAATACGCAAAAGGGAAAAATTCACTTCTTATCATATCGGTACCCTCTTATGTAAGTCTTTCACAAGAGGAAGGAACAATACTAACTTGGAACTCTGCAAAGCATGCCAGCCGGACACTGTGTGACAGCTGTAATGTTTAGGAAGTTTCCTGTTTTTCGGGCACAGGTCAAGCCAAAGGAAGTACAGCTTGGGGAGGCCAGACCAGAGGGATCTGAGTGAGAATCTGGCTGCTACTCAGGGACTGGCCCATATGGTGACTGAGTGCATCCGACTCTTCCAGGTACTGTATTCATTTCTGTGTGATACAATCTGCTTTTCTGGTGTTTTTAGTGGAAACATATACTGATAAACTGGGCACAAAAATAAGGTCCGAATGAACTtttgaaaaaatgaaattacaCACTGTGGCATTTAGTTAATGATGTCCAAAAATCTGTAAACAGTTCTGTAGAAATGCtaaatgtttattcaaacacacacacgcacgcacgcatgtacccatacacacattttgCTAACTCTGTAGGTCATTGAGTTTTAATCCCTAAATACCACTTGTGCGTCAGACTAAATCTTACATTGATACAGATGCCACACTACTGGGAGGAACAGAACCCAAGCACCTTTTGCGAAGACATCCTTAATATGGATGGGAGCTTCAGCTCTCATCTGTGCAGTGATGAGACTGATCTGGCAGACCGTTCCAGACTGGACCTCTGTGTACAGCAGCTCATCAGGGAGGCCAGGGAGAAGCCCAAAGGCTGGGTCACCTGCTCCACATCCGACCACGTGGATGTGGCATTTAAAAAGGCGAGTGCTAATTTGTCCCAACATCCAGATAGAGTGAGCCGGATAGTGTGTGAGGGACCTTGCGTGTTCCCAAGGAGAATGGAGGGCAGATGGTAACCCAGAGTGCCTCTGTCGCAGGTGGAGGACGGCTACCCCTTGCCACTGTGGAGGGGGGTGGTGGATGTGGACGCTTCGCAGCACGATGTCCTCCAGCGCGTCCTGAGGGAAACAGGGCAATGGCAGAGTGACTTGGAGCACAGCGAGGTGGTGGAGACCTTGGACAAGCAGGCAGAAGTCTATGAGTACACCCTGCAGGCAGCTGGGGCTAGGCCACCACTGCAGCATGTGCTGCTTAGGTAATGAGCCACCTACTGGCTTTGAGTGCCTCTGCGTAATTGCTGGTACTAATGTGCAGAAGCTCTCCATGTAGCTGCAGTTCCGCAGTTATTGaggaaaagaaatcaaaatgtcatcagttttttgtttgcagttCAGGATATTTGTTAAGACAAAGGAACAAGGCAGAAGCAATATGATCCTTCACAAAGCAAAGTCAGGAGAACATTTGTCTTTTTGCAAATTTGGAAAGGTGCCCTTGTGTAATTCCTTGTGTTAATACCAGGGAGGCCTAGAGTGACATGTCAAAAGCAGGTTGCTAGCATGAATAAGTACAACCACACAAATGTATTTGCCATGGGTCTCATCCAAGTTTAATTCACCTAGTCTGTGACAAATGAGTGCAATAGAGAAAATTCCCCTGGCACCAGTAACTTACAACATGCCTGCCATGTCATATGGAATCCTGTTTACTGCTGCTGTAGTTGCATGCAAGCAATCCCACAGCTCAAGAAGACAACAGCAGTGTTCAGCTCGTATGGGCCACAGAGCAACTGAACCTCTCGCCTTCTCAACCTGCAGGACCTGGAACTCCGATCCCTCCTCAGGACCATTATTTGTGGCGGCCACTTCGGTGGAACATGGCGACATCCCAGCCAGGGGGGTCATAGCTCAAgtgctctgctctctgtttctgGTGGAGCCGATGGGGGCAAAAAGGTCACGGCTCACATACTTCTGCCGGATGGATACCAGGTGAGGAGCACAGGTCTAAGTGAAAAAGCATGGGGTGGGGTTATGAAGCATGAGGAGTAAAGATAAATAGCCCCAAGGGAATTTCTTCTGTAGAGGTGAGCAATTCATTGCCAGCATGACTCTTGTGATCTGAAGGCTCTTGCAAATGCAAACTTTGAAGTAGAATAATCAAAACACGCGGCTATAATACATAAAGTAGTGGGAAAACTGAGATGCACACCTAGGGATGTGTTGTGACAGTGAAATCCTGCAGCAGTAAAAATATTGTGCTACCTGCACCTACCTAGCTCACAGGTTTGGGAATGTAAGTGAAGAAACACTATATATTTTTCTGATTGCACAGTATGTTTTCATGCCAAAGCAAAGCCCATGGTCTATTACTGCATATTGATTACTGAGTTAGATACTGGTTTAGTATTTCCAGTTAAGGAAGGACATTATATATATCACCTTAATAAAAGTTACTGGGTCAATACACTGCTAGAGATGGGTCAGTATTTCAATGCAGTGTCATGCAATTTATCTCAATGACAACCTTTATGACTGCTTCAAGTTAATCACAGCCTCTTTCACCACAACGAATTACACCCCCTTTCCCACTACCCTTAActcacttttaaaaacacaaaatcgTGGTAGGTAGAGTAATAATTTGTTGTGACATTAATTTAGTCCTATGGCAGCTTACTTAAaacattctgtttgtttgttccttttaaGTCTGCTTAACATTGTCTGAAGGCCTAATGGGGCCGATCTCATTAGCCGAGCAGGAAATTGAAAGTAAACCAGTCTTTGTCTCAGGCTCCAGTGGCCCATATGTCTTCGTGATGGCACGCCAGAGGCCTGGCTCGGTTATTTATCCtctactctgtctctgtttatcAGGGGCCGATCTCCAGAGTGGCATCATAAAGTTGGTGGACACCTGGTTTCAGCCTCCCTGGTGGCAATTAGGGACTCCTTTAGACCCAAGATGAAAGATTCCAGGGCATGAAAGGAGTACAAAGAGCGATTATTGTAACCCTGGACAATTTCATAACCCCTGAGACTACCTGCTAGACCctgctcacaaaaaaaaaaagggggggggggcggatATGGCCATCTGCGAGAGGGCCAGGTAGGAGGAATGGGATCTCCAAAGCTGTTCTGAAGGGAGCACCGGGAAGACTTACGGAACCATTCGAATGCAGAGCCAATTCACCCTGCCAATGAGAAACAACAACAGTATGATGAGATGCTGCAAGAGCAGGTCCACTTGGCTTTATCGAGACTGACAAGGGAGAGTGTCAGAGTAATGAAACGTCTCATCCCATCTGAAAGACCGTTCCCGAGGGCTAATGCAGCGCTAAGGTTGTCTCCGACACTCTCGCTAtacacagcttttttttttttttttttttttttttttttaatcaagcgTTAAGAGAAGTACTAGGGGACAATGTGAAGATCTACTTCTTGGTTGGGGTGGAGATGCCTTGTAAGAATTCTTTTGTACATTGGTGACTGTGACACTGATTAGTCTAGGTATGTGCTGGAAAGTGTAGCATagacatatttatatttatgtttgaaGGTGTGTCTGATCAAGCTAAGCACATCCATCTGTATGTGACGTGTTATAAAGTCCTTTGAAGTTGCTGACTAAATACCTGTAgtccctttaaataatactgcatttcactttttatagagtttatttgtacatatttaaaaattattcattttattcaatttataaatattttatgccaatttaatataatttaatgtgaCCTACTAAACGTTACAGAAAAGattatttaaacatatataagaaattaaacaaattaaacagcCTTTTAAGCTAACCAGTTCTACTCAACAGCATTCATTGTCCAGTGTACTTTTCAGTAAATCTGAGTTGTCTTACACTTCTCAGCACAAATTCTGTTTTAGGACCTTTTTTTGCACGTGAAATGTAGCCCATGCATTAAGTTGCTTCAATTATGAACATTtgtgtttcaaaaacaaactcaTATGGAACACATCATTGTTCATgttcaagaaataaaaaaggtgcTGCAAATAATGAAATTGCTATAGTCCTTTCCTTTTGCTCAATTTAATGCAGCTAGGCACTTGATCTACCGCAGTACGTTTGACGTGATCACTTCAAGATGAAAAcatgttggggtttttttcccattctTCTTTTTACCAACAGCCCATAAACACCAAACTCCTTTCTATACAACTTCTTTCTATGAACTCAGTGTTATGCTTCTGGGACATGTAAGGTCACCTCAACCTTCTCTTGGTGTTCTGCTTTATGAAGTAAATAAACTGAA
This is a stretch of genomic DNA from Electrophorus electricus isolate fEleEle1 chromosome 6, fEleEle1.pri, whole genome shotgun sequence. It encodes these proteins:
- the si:dkeyp-23e4.3 gene encoding rho GTPase-activating protein 7 isoform X1; translation: MLITKIEVKEACDWLRAAGFPQYAQLFKDCRFPIDIDWVKSDHEFLDTDSIDSLCRRLGTLNKCVEMKLELGRCKRRSEDGEYEELYAISPKWSYDRKTRCWIRMDGMDFLPSADIPASSLRQSRSCEASLWDGGEHHETLSTHSSSSGDSDGGASAHRSPRETRMSRSSSSSTFKPQSPDGPCSGPPSPSEPESMHGEECFPDRLSLKKGQGLLRKVEKLRLRGSTQWSHGRNERGHLVISSPVIQEGQGEGMLEQLNAVGLRDKPSSPASCSPPSGCSSSPSENSSVASTPSPIAKVRSNCKPLDLCGQVREHPHLGERELHTRDLNANAIFKIPPGHKPGTFPTALGHSAILPPIDNTSVNWRTGSFHGYRGRRCRSSSSKELEPVCSPLATYDHRVSIYDNVPDNLQIMDDDVFSAMDSVMERISGLQQLVTSWTEKLSEDGDSDFSHSSSPSPSSLTDIHLEIKEPGEADQTRPEQSYDKSSWALTHTHQRSKYPSRTQKLLWSSEQAFTANAAKPGAEAQLAPSISVLRRLSLLRLTSLMDKHSPFSKQGWNWTVPKVYRKVKASEHKGRKVFGVPLLHSVQQSGKPLPPSILRAMEYLKTECLDQVGLFRKSGLKSRIQYLRDMVEADPDNFSFEDQSAFDVADMLKQYFRDLPEPIFSSKLCESFLHIYQYFPKDQQFAAAQAAIFLLPDENREALQSLLFFLQDVVACVQENQMTPTNIAVCLAPSLFHLNVLKRDCTSSRSSQRKYSLGRPDQRDLSENLAATQGLAHMVTECIRLFQMPHYWEEQNPSTFCEDILNMDGSFSSHLCSDETDLADRSRLDLCVQQLIREAREKPKGWVTCSTSDHVDVAFKKVEDGYPLPLWRGVVDVDASQHDVLQRVLRETGQWQSDLEHSEVVETLDKQAEVYEYTLQAAGARPPLQHVLLRTWNSDPSSGPLFVAATSVEHGDIPARGVIAQVLCSLFLVEPMGAKRSRLTYFCRMDTRGRSPEWHHKVGGHLVSASLVAIRDSFRPKMKDSRA
- the si:dkeyp-23e4.3 gene encoding rho GTPase-activating protein 7 isoform X2; translated protein: MAHTVKTPLRRSFSEHVKDSTNKAWDIFWRSAREKRLSEIEVKEACDWLRAAGFPQYAQLFKDCRFPIDIDWVKSDHEFLDTDSIDSLCRRLGTLNKCVEMKLELGRCKRRSEDGEYEELYAISPKWSYDRKTRCWIRMDGMDFLPSADIPASSLRQSRSCEASLWDGGEHHETLSTHSSSSGDSDGGASAHRSPRETRMSRSSSSSTFKPQSPDGPCSGPPSPSEPESMHGEECFPDRLSLKKGQGLLRKVEKLRLRGSTQWSHGRNERGHLVISSPVIQEGQGEGMLEQLNAVGLRDKPSSPASCSPPSGCSSSPSENSSVASTPSPIAKVRSNCKPLDLCGQVREHPHLGERELHTRDLNANAIFKIPPGHKPGTFPTALGHSAILPPIDNTSVNWRTGSFHGYRGRRCRSSSSKELEPVCSPLATYDHRVSIYDNVPDNLQIMDDDVFSAMDSVMERISGLQQLVTSWTEKLSEDGDSDFSHSSSPSPSSLTDIHLEIKEPGEADQTRPEQSYDKSSWALTHTHQRSKYPSRTQKLLWSSEQAFTANAAKPGAEAQLAPSISVLRRLSLLRLTSLMDKHSPFSKQGWNWTVPKVYRKVKASEHKGRKVFGVPLLHSVQQSGKPLPPSILRAMEYLKTECLDQVGLFRKSGLKSRIQYLRDMVEADPDNFSFEDQSAFDVADMLKQYFRDLPEPIFSSKLCESFLHIYQYFPKDQQFAAAQAAIFLLPDENREALQSLLFFLQDVVACVQENQMTPTNIAVCLAPSLFHLNVLKRDCTSSRSSQRKYSLGRPDQRDLSENLAATQGLAHMVTECIRLFQMPHYWEEQNPSTFCEDILNMDGSFSSHLCSDETDLADRSRLDLCVQQLIREAREKPKGWVTCSTSDHVDVAFKKVEDGYPLPLWRGVVDVDASQHDVLQRVLRETGQWQSDLEHSEVVETLDKQAEVYEYTLQAAGARPPLQHVLLRTWNSDPSSGPLFVAATSVEHGDIPARGVIAQVLCSLFLVEPMGAKRSRLTYFCRMDTRGRSPEWHHKVGGHLVSASLVAIRDSFRPKMKDSRA